DNA from Nitrospira sp.:
CTGCTTGCCCATGCGCGGAAAAAACTGCATGCTAAGGGCGTGGATCTGCTGGTCGCGAACGACGTGACGGCCGTCGGCTCCGGATTCGGATCGGACAGCAATCGAGTCATCCTTCTGGATCGCAACGGACAGACCGAGGAGCTGCCGCTCCTGTCCAAACGTGATGTCGCCGATCGGATTCTCGACCGCATGCTGACATTGCAGGTCGTCCGGCAATCGGGCAAAAAGCCGTCGCGAACCAACCGCAAGGAGTAGGGCATGGCTTCGTCACAAAGTCGTGGTCCTTCCAACAGCGCCGAAATCGACCGGCTCGCGACCGCCTTCGCCAAGGACCCTCGCTCCAAAATGTTTCTGCCCCTCGCGGAAGCCTATATCAAGGCCGACATGTGGCAGGAAGCTGCGGCGGTGCTCGAAGACGGTCTCGCGGTCTATCCGAATTTTGTGACCGCCATGGCGGCGTTGGGTCGCGTCTACGATCAATTGGGGCAGCCGGCGAAAGCGAAAGCGATTCTGGAACAGGTCATCACGCACAGCCCCGACAACCTTCGCGCGCACCGTATTCTGGCCAAACTGTTCAATGCCGAGGGGCGAGCCGAGTCGGCTCTGCGCTCCTGCCATGCAATCCTGGTTGCCAATCCATACGATGAAGAGGCGCTCTCGATCAAACGCAGCATCACCGGCGCCTCCAACGACGCTCCCAAATCTACAGGCGAGAACAAGCGTGCCGACGTTGAAGCCAAACCGGAGGGGATAAAGGAACCAGCGCCCGTCGCAACGGTGCCGGAGCAGGCAACTCCCGCAACGGCCCCCTCGCCCGAACCGGTTCCTGAACCTCCGGTCATGAAACATGCCGCGACGATCGCCCGCCTCGAAGCCTGGCTCCGTACCATTCAGACCCACCGCCGGACCACATCCGAACGGCTGTAACATTTCGCTCAAAGCCATCTCAGTCTGCCTGCAGCCACACCGTCACATCGTAATCAGAGGCAAATGACGTCCGGTCGATCAGGTGATCCGTCACACGGAGAGCGACTCGGTTATTATTTTGCAGGATCAATGTTACGAACAGGAAACTGTTATTGCGATGGCTGAGGACGGAGGAGGGCGGCGATCAGACAGCCCTTCTTGCTCGCTGCCCGCGCACCGTAAATCGATAGGACATCTAATTGCAGGCGATGCTCGGTCAACGCGCGCAGTGGAGTGCTGCCTCATCACCGCCGTCTGTGAGAGCCAGATACTTCCCCATCCATTCAGCCCTAGCCGGTTGTATGGAGCAGAGACAAGACCACCCCGTGAACAGCGTTTGACCCACCTGGAACAGCCTGTTACAATGCCGCCGCTGCTGGCAATCCTATCCACTGCAGCCTACTGATAACCGAGACGCACTACAGAGACATGCTGCGGCTGCTCGTGCTTCATGGTCCCAATTTGAATCTGCTGGGGACGCGAGAACCATCCGTCTACGGACACCTGTCGCTGGCGGACCTCGACAAGGCCATCGCCCGCCGCGCCGGCGAGTTGGGAATCGAGGTGGAGACCAAACAGTCGAATGTGGAAGGAGAATTGGTCACTTGGATTCAGAATGCCGGGGGCCGCTTCGATGGAATCGTGATCAATCCGGCCGCCTACACGCATACCAGTATCGCGATACGTGATGCGATCGCCGCCGTCGCCCTGCCGACGGTAGAAGTGCACCTCTCGAACATTCACCGGCGGGAGGAATTTCGCCGTCATTCCTTCATCGCCGCGGTCGCCTTGGGACAGATTTCCGGATTCGGACCCACCGGCTATCTTCTGGCATTGGAAGGACTTGTCACCCATCTCGGCGCCGACCGTAAAGCATCGCGTCCGGGATCCGCATCGAACAGAAAACCAGCGGCCGCGCGCCGTTGAACTTTGTCGCACCAAGGAGTGTTGTTGTGATTTCGACCGCAGATTTTCGAAACGGCAGCCGATTGATGGTGGAGGGCCAACCCTTCCATATCGTGGAATTTCAACATGTGAAACCAGGAAAGGGCGGCGCCTTCGTCCGGACGAAGCTGAAAAGTTTTCTGACGGGCAACGTCCTCGACCGGACCTTTCGCTCCGGCGAGCGGTTCGACGAGCCAGACCTTGAGGAATGCGAGATGCAGTTCCTCTATGCCACCGGCGACTCCTACACCTTTATGGATACGGCCACCTACGAGCAGTTTACCTACGAGAAGAGCCAGCTGGGGAGCAACGCCGATCTGCTCAAAGAAAATATGATCGCCCAAATCCTCATCTACGAACACCGCCCGATCGCCGTCGTCTTGCCCACGTTCATCGAGCTGAAGGTGGTGGACGGCGAGCCCGGTGTCCGCGGCGATACGGCTTCGGGCGGCAGCAAGCCGGCCATCGTGGAGACTGGCGCAACGATCAAGGTTCCGCTCTACCTGGAAGTGGGAGAAACCATCCGTATCGATACCAGAACCCGTGAATTCGTGGAGCGTGTGCGTTGAGTCCATCACGCAAAAAGGGTGGAAAGCGCGGAGGCGCCGGCAAGCCGATCGTGCTGCCGAGCGCGTTCGCACCCCGGCCTCCGGGAGCGGACCAGCTCCTGCTGCACCAGGACCATGTCGCTCAGATTCAACAGCTGGCCGACCTGCTGAAGCGCAATCACCTGACCGAGTTGGAGATCGAACGCAGCGGGATGCGTATCCGCATCCGGCACGAACCGATGATCAGACCGGCGCCGGCCCAGGCCGTGGAAACGGTCCACAGCCAGGCACCGTCGGCCGGCACCCAGGCTGCCGCACAGATGCAGGCTCCGTCGGACACGGAAGGCCTGGTCACGATTACATCGCCCATCGTCGGGACCTTCTACCGTTCTCCCTCACCGGATGCAGACCCCTATGTGGAAGAGGGGGACTATGTGAAGAAGGGCCAGGTCCTCTGTATCGTGGAAGCCATGAAGCTCATGAACGAGATCGAGTCCGAGGCAGATGGAAGAATCACCAAAATCCTGGTGGAAAGCACCAAGCCCGTCGAGTATGGACAACCGCTCTTCTTGATCGACCCCAACGCCGCACCTTGACGACGACACAAACCTCGACGGCCTATCGGCATTTGCAAAATCTTATGAACTTGGGGCTTCATAGTCTGATCCACGGCGGAGCAGGTCGTGTTTAAGAAAGTCTTGGTCGCCAATCGCGGGGAGATCGCGCTCCGGGTCATCCGAGCCTGCAAGGAACTCGGCATCAAGACCGTCGCGATCCATTCCGAAGCTGATACGGCGGGGCTGCATGTGCGGGCGGCGGACGAACACGTCTGCGTCGGCCCGCCGGAATCTGCGCTGAGCTACCGCAATATTCCCAACGTCTTGAGCGCCGCCGAGATCACCGGCGCCGACGCCATTCACCCAGGCTATGGGTTCCTCTCCGAAAACGCGCATTTTGCGGAAGTGTGCGAATCGATCGGGATCAAGTTCATCGGTCCCACCTCGGAAAACATCGCGTTGATGGGCGACAAGTCCAAGGCGCGCGAAGTCGTCGCAAAACGGGGGCTCCCGGTCACACCCGGCAGTCCCGGCGAACTCCGGAGCGAACAGGATGCGCAGGAGGCGGCGAAGACCATCGGTTTCCCCGTCATCATCAAGGCCTCCGCCGGAGGCGGTGGACGCGGCATGCGCGTGGTGAACAAACCGGAGGAATTGGCGCGGGCGTTTCAGGCGGCGCAGGCCGAAGCGAAGTCCACCTTCGGTCACGACGGAGTCTATCTCGAACGTTACTTTCTCGAACCACGCCACATCGAAGTCCAGATCGTGGCCGACCATCGCGGCCACGTGGTGCACCTCGGCGAGCGGGATTGTTCGATTCAACGCCGCCACCAGAAGCTGGTCGAAGAAACCCCGTCGCCGGCGATCGATGAGCGGTTACGGCGCGAAATCGGCCGCGTCGCAGTCGAAGCCGTCAAGGCCATCCACTACAGCAGCGTCGGCACGGTGGAGTTTCTCCTCGACAAGGATCGCAACTTCTTCTTCATGGAAGTGAACACGCGCATTCAAGTCGAGCATCCCATCACGGAAATGGTCACCGGCATCGATCTGATCAAGGAGCAAATCCGGATCGCCTCCGGCATGGTGCTTTCGTTCAAGCAGCCGGACATCAAGCTCAACGGGCACAGTTTCGAGTGCCGGATCAACGCCGAGGACCCGGAAAAGTTCACCCCCTGCCCGGGCCAAATCACGAAATACTCGGCTCCCGGAGGGTTCGGCGTCCGTGTCGATTCCGCGATGGAACCGAACGCCATCGTGGTGCCCTATTACGACTCCTTGATCGCCAAACTGATTACCCACGGTCGTGACCGCCAGGAGGCCATGGCCCGCATGCGCCGCGCACTGGATGAGTTCGTCATCGAAGGCATCAAGACGACGATCCCGCTCCACCGGCGGATCTTCACCGATCCCGATTTTCAGAAGGGCCATGTCTCCACGACGTTCCTCGATCGCTTTCTTGCCAACCAGTCCTCCTGATTCACGCCAGATACCAGGGAGCGCGTCACGTCTCAGGCCGGCCGACAGCAGTTCCTCAAGGGGTTGTACCTCGTGCTCGACCCCGCCGTCCGTTCAGACCGTCCGCTGCCCGACTTGCTCCGAGAAGCGGCCGGCCAGGGTGTTCGCCTCTTCCAATATCGAGACAAGCAGGCCTCGATGAAAGAGGCCTATCGACAAGCCCTTGCCCTGCGGCAGGCCGCGACGGAGGTCGGCGCCTTATTGATCGTCAACGACCGTTGCGACCTGGCCATGGCCGTGGAGGCGGATGGCGTGCATCTTGGACAGGAAGACCTGCCCATCACCTACGCGCGCAAGCTACTGGGGCCGGACAGGATCATCGGACTCTCGACCCACAATCCGGCCCAAGTGCGTGAGGCGGTCACAGGTCGGCCGGACTACTTGGGATTCGGACCGATCTTCGGGACTGCGACCAAGGCCGACCACGAACCGGTGGTGGGACTCGAAGGGTTGCGCGCGGTGCGGCCCCTGACCACTCTGCCGATATTTGCGATCGGAGGCATCACGGCGGACTCGGCAGGGGAGCTCCTCGCAGCAGGGGCGGACGGCCTGGCCGTCATCTCTGCGATCCTCAAGGCTCCTGACCTCGGAGCGGCGATACGGAACTTCCAACAGTCTCTCTCAACAGGCGATCGGCGAGATCCTTGATAGGGCTACTCTGAGCCAACATCTCGATCGCAGCACACCAACCGTGGTCCAGCCCTGCCTGGTAGGGGAGCGGTCCCAGCACAGGAACGCCGGCCCGCTCCCGCAACAGAGCAATCGTCGACGCAACCTGTTCCTTCTCTGTGGAAGTCGTAGAAGGTCTTGTCTCATTCAAGACCAGAGCGAAGGTCCCAATGCCTGTACGTTCAAGGGATTCCAGCGTAAGGAGCGCATGGTTGATTCCGCCGAGTCCGGCCCGTCCCACCAGAAGGACAGGCAGCTGCAACCGACTGATCAGGTCGCGCATGGACCAACCGCTGCCCATCGGAACGAGCAGACCGCCGGCCCCTTCGACGACGACACAAGAATAGCGGCTTGTCAGTCGTTCATATTGCCGAAGAATCTGTTCCCTATCGATGTTCCGTCCCTCCGCAGAAGCAGCGGCGAAGGGAGCGAGGGGAGCGTGGAATCGGTAGGGAGAGACGAGATCGAGCGCATCCTCGACTCCCGCCGCAGCCATCAATCGACCGGCGTCACTGTCTTCCTGCGCACCAGCCTGCAGGCCCGTCTCAACCGGTTTCATCACACCGACCGAACAACCAGCCTGCACGAGTCTGCGGACCAGTGCGGCGGAGACAACGGTCTTGCCGACGCCCGTATCCGTCCCTGTCACGAACAACCCTTGAGCTATTCCCATGCTCTTTCCGTGTAACAGGCTGCAAAAAACTCTGTTTAGCCCTGCGAAATCGACGAATGGGCATCTGAAGCCGCGAGTGAATATCCCAGCAGGATGCTCAAAACGGCCGCCAGCATTCGATCAGAGGATACGGCTGTCCAGGTTCCATATCTGCCCCGACACATCGGAGAGCTGCGCCAGCAGGCAGATCGCCTTACCCACGTCATCGAGATTCGAGGCCCGTCCCAAGACATGGTCGCGAAGCTGCTGGGCCGAAGGAAACGAATCGCCGGCCATCGCGGTCTGATGCCGGCCGGGACAGGCCAGATTGACACGGATATTGTGGGGCCCCCATTCACGCGCCGCCGTCTTCACGAGACCAGTGAGCCCGGCCTTCGAGGCCGCATAGGCGCCCTGTCCGTTCGTTCCCTGCAAACCGGCATAGGACCCGATCACGACGATGGAACCCCCTCCATGTGTCATCATGGAAGCAGCCGCGACCGTCATACAACGATAGGTGCCGGTCAAATTCGTGTCGATGATCCGTGCCCATTCCGCTTCCGGGCAGGTCATCACCAGCTGTCCGCTCGCGGTCCCGGCATTGCAGAGCAGGATATCGAGTTGCCCGCGCTGCCGTACGATGGCTTCGACCATGGCCTGGACCTCATGGCTCGATCGTATATCCGCCCGATAGAGCGCTCCCTGCCCACCGGCTTCCGAGACAAGCGCCAGGGTCTCTTCCGCCGCCTTTTCATGACGGAAATAGTGCACGCCGACCCAGCAGCCGGCGCGGGCAAAGGCAAGGCAGAGTCCGCGCCCGATTCCGCCGGACCCGCCGGTCACCAGCACGGTCCTGGCTTCTCGAACAGGCTCACTCTGTGGAGGGGGCACCGGCATCACGGCGAGCGATTATGCGAGGAGGCAGGGCGGAAGGCAAGGGACAGGCCCCGGCTTGCTGCAGTTCGGCGAGTATGGTACCGTCATTTTTTTATTGGAGGCTACCCGTGATCGTTCAGAAGCTGGTTCACTCGACCCTCGTCGGAATGGGACTGCTCGGATGCGCGGCCTTGTGGTCGGCGCAGGAACAGGCTCACGCGGCCGAGGGCGGCGAGAGCATCGCCCAATCCGCCGATTATTTTCCTGACAGCATCGGCACGCGCTGGCAATACCGTGGACAGATCACGGAAGGGCCGTTGCAGACGATCGAGCATAAGTATTTCACCAACGTGTCCTCGGTGACCGGAACCCGCACCTTGAAAGGCGGCCTGACGGTCAGCGTCTTTCATGATACCAACCCCGGCAACCACGGCCCTTCCGACAGCTTCTACCGGCGCGATGCGGCCGGCATCGTCTACTACGGCTCCGAGCCCGGGACTCCGCTGGAGCGGCAGCTGGTGCCGTACCAGATCATCCGGTTTCCCATGAAAGTGTCCCAGTCGTTTCAACAGTTCAACCGCACGGATATCGATTTCGGGAGCGATATCGACGGAGATGGGACCAACGAACATGTGGATGTCGAAGGACATTCGACGGTGCTCGGCCTGGAATCGGTCACGGTGCCG
Protein-coding regions in this window:
- a CDS encoding TPR repeat protein — protein: MASSQSRGPSNSAEIDRLATAFAKDPRSKMFLPLAEAYIKADMWQEAAAVLEDGLAVYPNFVTAMAALGRVYDQLGQPAKAKAILEQVITHSPDNLRAHRILAKLFNAEGRAESALRSCHAILVANPYDEEALSIKRSITGASNDAPKSTGENKRADVEAKPEGIKEPAPVATVPEQATPATAPSPEPVPEPPVMKHAATIARLEAWLRTIQTHRRTTSERL
- a CDS encoding 3-dehydroquinate dehydratase II, with product MLRLLVLHGPNLNLLGTREPSVYGHLSLADLDKAIARRAGELGIEVETKQSNVEGELVTWIQNAGGRFDGIVINPAAYTHTSIAIRDAIAAVALPTVEVHLSNIHRREEFRRHSFIAAVALGQISGFGPTGYLLALEGLVTHLGADRKASRPGSASNRKPAAARR
- a CDS encoding Translation elongation factor P, translating into MISTADFRNGSRLMVEGQPFHIVEFQHVKPGKGGAFVRTKLKSFLTGNVLDRTFRSGERFDEPDLEECEMQFLYATGDSYTFMDTATYEQFTYEKSQLGSNADLLKENMIAQILIYEHRPIAVVLPTFIELKVVDGEPGVRGDTASGGSKPAIVETGATIKVPLYLEVGETIRIDTRTREFVERVR
- a CDS encoding Biotin carboxyl carrier protein of acetyl-CoA carboxylase; its protein translation is MSPSRKKGGKRGGAGKPIVLPSAFAPRPPGADQLLLHQDHVAQIQQLADLLKRNHLTELEIERSGMRIRIRHEPMIRPAPAQAVETVHSQAPSAGTQAAAQMQAPSDTEGLVTITSPIVGTFYRSPSPDADPYVEEGDYVKKGQVLCIVEAMKLMNEIESEADGRITKILVESTKPVEYGQPLFLIDPNAAP
- a CDS encoding Biotin carboxylase of acetyl-CoA carboxylase, with translation MFKKVLVANRGEIALRVIRACKELGIKTVAIHSEADTAGLHVRAADEHVCVGPPESALSYRNIPNVLSAAEITGADAIHPGYGFLSENAHFAEVCESIGIKFIGPTSENIALMGDKSKAREVVAKRGLPVTPGSPGELRSEQDAQEAAKTIGFPVIIKASAGGGGRGMRVVNKPEELARAFQAAQAEAKSTFGHDGVYLERYFLEPRHIEVQIVADHRGHVVHLGERDCSIQRRHQKLVEETPSPAIDERLRREIGRVAVEAVKAIHYSSVGTVEFLLDKDRNFFFMEVNTRIQVEHPITEMVTGIDLIKEQIRIASGMVLSFKQPDIKLNGHSFECRINAEDPEKFTPCPGQITKYSAPGGFGVRVDSAMEPNAIVVPYYDSLIAKLITHGRDRQEAMARMRRALDEFVIEGIKTTIPLHRRIFTDPDFQKGHVSTTFLDRFLANQSS
- a CDS encoding Thiamin-phosphate pyrophosphorylase, with amino-acid sequence MLDPAVRSDRPLPDLLREAAGQGVRLFQYRDKQASMKEAYRQALALRQAATEVGALLIVNDRCDLAMAVEADGVHLGQEDLPITYARKLLGPDRIIGLSTHNPAQVREAVTGRPDYLGFGPIFGTATKADHEPVVGLEGLRAVRPLTTLPIFAIGGITADSAGELLAAGADGLAVISAILKAPDLGAAIRNFQQSLSTGDRRDP
- a CDS encoding Oxidoreductase, short-chain dehydrogenase/reductase family is translated as MLVTGGSGGIGRGLCLAFARAGCWVGVHYFRHEKAAEETLALVSEAGGQGALYRADIRSSHEVQAMVEAIVRQRGQLDILLCNAGTASGQLVMTCPEAEWARIIDTNLTGTYRCMTVAAASMMTHGGGSIVVIGSYAGLQGTNGQGAYAASKAGLTGLVKTAAREWGPHNIRVNLACPGRHQTAMAGDSFPSAQQLRDHVLGRASNLDDVGKAICLLAQLSDVSGQIWNLDSRIL